A genomic segment from Amia ocellicauda isolate fAmiCal2 chromosome 13, fAmiCal2.hap1, whole genome shotgun sequence encodes:
- the txnb gene encoding thioredoxin b, whose protein sequence is MLIEIEDKDAFDKALKDAGDKLVVVDFTATWCGPCQAVGPHFKRFSEEYQDVVFLKVDVDEAQDVAAACDIKCMPTFHFYKNAKQIDHFSGANADMLEKKIKENK, encoded by the exons ATGCTTATTGAAATCGAGGATAAG GATGCTTTTGACAAGGCACTGAAGGATGCTGGTGACAAACTGGTCGTGGTGGATTTCACAGCTACCTGGTGCGGACCATGCCAAGCTGTGGGCCCTCACTTTAag AGGTTTTCTGAAGAGTACCAAGACGTAGTGTTTCTGAAGGTTGATGTGGACGAAGCACAG GATGTGGCTGCAGCATGTGACATCAAGTGCATGCCAACATTCCACTTCTACAAAAATGCAAAGCAG ATTGATCACTTTTCGGGGGCCAATGCAGACATGCTAGAAAAGAAGATCAAGGAAAACAAGTGA